The following are from one region of the Actinomycetota bacterium genome:
- a CDS encoding OB-fold domain-containing protein encodes MEETRQVQGTWDLSTFKFRIEGEGINNMLKEMKEAKLLGNRCHQCGTVYLPANFYCRKCHIAIHEPAEISDHGEVMSYTVGYADVRGNPLDEPRVSLMVKLDGSDTWIMGAGEEMKPEDVHIGMRVKIKWAEHRVGNLQDMESFIPE; translated from the coding sequence ATGGAAGAGACCAGGCAGGTGCAGGGCACGTGGGATCTCTCCACGTTCAAGTTCCGCATCGAGGGGGAGGGCATCAATAACATGCTCAAGGAGATGAAGGAGGCCAAACTCCTGGGGAACCGCTGCCACCAGTGCGGCACGGTGTACCTCCCGGCCAACTTCTATTGCCGCAAGTGCCACATCGCCATCCACGAGCCGGCGGAGATCAGCGACCACGGCGAGGTGATGAGCTACACCGTGGGCTACGCGGACGTGCGCGGCAATCCCCTGGATGAGCCGCGGGTTTCCCTCATGGTCAAGCTGGACGGCTCGGACACCTGGATCATGGGCGCCGGCGAGGAGATGAAGCCCGAGGATGTGCACATCGGCATGCGGGTCAAGATAAAGTGGGCCGAACATAGGGTCGGCAACCTCCAGGACATGGAGAGCTTCATCCCCGAATAA
- a CDS encoding Zn-ribbon domain-containing OB-fold protein, translating into MKEGVMGATEETFLTPVVPLDFTYNYYIGQYLTRYFEGFKEKKILGSKCPGCAKIAVPPRKYCGVCNKVMEEMVELPQEGILENFTVGHVVMEKGGKLSPAEEPYVLGLIRLDDNASLLLHKVEGVDPGKVSVGMKVKAVWKDQVEGDYWDLDHFEPA; encoded by the coding sequence ATGAAGGAGGGAGTTATGGGAGCGACGGAGGAGACCTTTCTTACGCCGGTAGTCCCCTTGGATTTCACCTACAACTATTACATCGGGCAGTACCTGACCCGGTACTTCGAGGGATTCAAGGAGAAGAAGATACTCGGCTCCAAGTGCCCGGGCTGCGCTAAGATAGCCGTTCCTCCGCGCAAGTACTGCGGCGTGTGCAACAAGGTCATGGAGGAGATGGTGGAGCTTCCCCAGGAGGGGATCCTGGAGAACTTCACCGTGGGGCACGTGGTCATGGAGAAGGGCGGCAAGCTGAGCCCCGCCGAGGAGCCCTACGTGCTGGGCCTCATAAGGCTCGACGACAACGCTTCCCTTCTCCTGCACAAGGTGGAGGGGGTGGATCCTGGCAAGGTCAGCGTGGGGATGAAGGTGAAGGCGGTCTGGAAGGACCAGGTCGAGGGGGACTACTGGGACCTCGACCACTTCGAGCCGGCGTGA
- a CDS encoding class I SAM-dependent methyltransferase, protein MKLEKRAYATIFEKEDEHWWFVGRRMVLASLLDGLPLGEGRRVLDVGCGTGGNFPFLSRYGEVEGCDYSEEAVRFCRLRGIAPVREASIYDLPYPDASFDLVTCLDVLEHLRLDLPALRELERVLKPGGHLLLTIPSRPELYSDFDCLAGHLRRYTREEAKRLLRATGLRLLRLTSYTVLVQPLVRYYMWRGNFVGGRGNYTQGMETLFPATHQVLQLLLDLESRLVRRFDLRGGTSLAVLAEKR, encoded by the coding sequence ATGAAACTGGAAAAAAGGGCTTACGCCACCATATTCGAGAAGGAGGACGAACACTGGTGGTTCGTGGGTCGGCGCATGGTCCTGGCCTCCCTCCTGGACGGGCTTCCGCTGGGGGAGGGCCGCCGCGTCCTCGACGTGGGCTGCGGAACGGGAGGCAATTTCCCCTTCCTCTCCCGCTACGGGGAGGTGGAGGGCTGCGACTACTCCGAGGAAGCGGTGCGCTTCTGCCGCCTGCGGGGAATCGCACCCGTCCGCGAAGCCAGCATCTATGACCTGCCCTATCCCGATGCTTCCTTCGACCTGGTGACCTGCCTGGACGTACTCGAGCACCTGCGACTGGACCTTCCCGCCCTGCGGGAACTGGAGAGGGTGCTCAAGCCGGGCGGCCATCTCCTCCTCACCATCCCCAGCCGCCCCGAGCTGTACAGCGACTTCGATTGCCTGGCCGGCCACCTCCGCCGCTACACGCGGGAAGAGGCGAAGCGCCTCCTGCGTGCCACGGGCCTGCGCCTGCTGCGCCTCACCTCCTACACCGTGCTGGTCCAGCCACTGGTCCGCTATTACATGTGGCGGGGCAATTTCGTGGGAGGAAGGGGGAATTATACCCAGGGCATGGAGACGCTTTTCCCAGCCACACACCAAGTCCTCCAGCTGCTCCTGGATCTGGAATCCCGCCTCGTCCGGCGGTTCGACCTGCGGGGTGGAACCTCTCTTGCGGTCCTGGCAGAAAAGAGGTAG